In one Yarrowia lipolytica chromosome 1A, complete sequence genomic region, the following are encoded:
- a CDS encoding uncharacterized protein (Compare to YALI0A03069g, no similarity possibly noncoding), translating into MHLTVPSSFNNRWPVQSRLMFKTPICMFHLLQMCGVGLKLVADRVLVKARGIVDKRGIESKRGRKTRQVIIQIPYQSRSERVSPFLSPTVTLLGWYRRTSRETKKVGGTADGSPENADPDNRVRGANAKTGYLDVIPIVRQVSAEVTLTQVLIQPVGIRRYTSHRRTHLTRLDCLFATVTM; encoded by the coding sequence ATGCACCTCACCGTCCCCTCTTCATTCAACAACAGATGGCCAGTTCAAAGTCGATTAATGTTCAAAACCCCCATCTGTATGTTCCATCTGTTGCAGATGTGTGGGGTAGGATTGAAGTTAGTCGCCGACAGGGTTCTCGTTAAGGCGAGGGGAATAGTCGATAAAAGAGGTATTGAGAGCAAAAGAGGAAGAAAAACTAGACAAGTGATCATACAGATCCCTTATCAAAGCCGATCTGAACGGGTTTCCCCCTTCCTTTCTCCTACTGTAACGCTTCTTGGGTGGTACAGGAGAACCTCTCGTGAGACAAAGAAGGTGGGGGGCACTGCAGACGGAAGTCCGGAAAATGCAGACCCCGACAACAGAGTGAGGGGAGCAAATGCCAAGACTGGTTATCTGGATGTAATTCCCATTGTCCGACAGGTTTCGGCCGAAGTTACGTTGACACAAGTTCTAATTCAACCTGTAGGCATTCGTAGGTACACCTCCCACCGCCGTACACACCTGACGCGGCTAGATTGTTTATTTGCAACTGTAACTATGTAG
- a CDS encoding uncharacterized protein (Compare to YALI0A03091g, weakly similar to uniprot|P15365 Saccharomyces cerevisiae YJR152w DAL5 allantoate permease) has product MNESTFPKTSIEHLEDTKHSIEHLEDDKPSVEHLEETKTDDLYVQHSVTSGQVSDVSISKKKEGHLKLHRSIAVGCQFQVFLASHIVSRDVIGVTVTGGIEPFLKLTPSEYEWSQAALYFTYAVFVIPMALLFAKSNPRVFAGVQMFIWGLCCTLLGICVNYGGLTADRVIMGAVMSVALPVILQVTYESHGRFEGQFVIACSWAVSWFMVPLFALIAIALGLITDGKPGWAWMFFITGICGCLQAPLVWRLLPDYFYHPRWIRKHGEDGYQLFKKITEKHYAGGNPIEPIETVIQGLGMALKDPIVWLTGAMGLFTYNGIFSCYGELMTVTLHVLKYSPALGQCIVWPILVWSCFYCLVQNWFSTKYKTNYPFLLANYLFAIIGWALVLCTPSHKNFWIKYGGAWFIIPNMVAAMPTLACWLGSNVQGRNRRLMSFAVFTFITNWYGVIVLRTWVATAAPLFVKAAWVNMAFMIAGVVFTAALVVVLKLKTSHGAFVYLL; this is encoded by the coding sequence ATGAACGAATCAACCTTCCCAAAGACCTCAATTGAACATCTCGAGGACACCAAACACTCCATTGAACACCTGGAAGATGACAAGCCGTCAGTTGAGCATCTGGAAGAGACCAAGACAGACGATCTTTATGTCCAACACAGCGTCACTTCTGGACAAGTGTCAGACGTCTCCATTTCAAAGAAGAAAGAGGGCCATCTGAAATTACACAGAAGTATAGCCGTTGGTTGCCAATTCCAAGTTTTTCTTGCTTCTCATATTGTTTCAAGGGACGTGATTGGAGTGACTGTCACGGGAGGAATTGAGCCTTTTCTGAAACTCACCCCCTCTGAATATGAATGGTCGCAGGCAGCACTATACTTCACCTACGCTGTCTTTGTAATTCCTATGGCTTTGCTGTTTGCTAAATCGAACCCGCGCGTGTTTGCTGGAGTCCAAATGTTCATCTGGGGTCTCTGTTGCACACTGTTGGGCATCTGTGTCAATTACGGAGGTCTTACAGCGGACAGAGTGATTATGGGGGCCGTCATGAGTGTTGCGCTACCTGTAATTCTTCAGGTTACATACGAGTCTCATGGAAGATTCGAGGGACAGTTTGTCATTGCCTGCTCCTGGGCAGTATCTTGGTTCATGGTACCGCTGTTTGCCCTCATCGCCATTGCACTTGGTCTGATTACAGACGGAAAGCCCGGTTGGGCGTGGATGTTTTTCATCACCGGAATCTGTGGCTGTCTTCAGGCTCCTCTGGTGTGGAGATTGCTGCCAGACTACTTCTACCACCCCAGATGGATCAGAAAACATGGTGAAGACGGATACCAGCTGTTCAAGAAAATCACCGAAAAACACTATGCTGGAGGAAACCCGATCGAGCCCATCGAGACAGTCATTCAGGGCCTTGGAATGGCTCTCAAAGACCCCATTGTCTGGCTCACCGGTGCCATGGGTCTCTTTACTTACAATGGTATCTTTTCGTGCTATGGAGAGCTCATGACCGTGACTCTGCACGTGCTCAAATACTCACCAGCTCTAGGTCAATGCATCGTTTGGCCCATTCTGGTGTGGAGTTGCTTCTACTGTCTAGTTCAAAACTGGTTCTCCACTAAGTACAAGACCAACTACCCGTTCCTGCTGGCGAACTACCTGTTTGCTATCATTGGATGGGCTCTCGTTCTGTGCACGCCCAGCCACAAGAACTTTTGGATCAAATATGGAGGAGCGTGGTTCATTATCCCCAACATGGTCGCTGCCATGCCTACTCTCGCCTGCTGGCTGGGGAGCAACGTCCAaggaagaaacagaagacTCATGAGCTTTGCCGTTTTCACCTTCATCACTAACTGGTATGGAGTCATTGTTCTGCGAACATGGGTCGCCACCGCCGCTCCTCTGTTTGTGAAAGCCGCCTGGGTCAATATGGCGTTTATGATTGCCGGCGTTGTATTCACCGCCGCCCTGGTGGTGGTGCTTAAGCTGAAGACGAGTCACGGGGCCTTCGTGTATTTGCTGTAG
- a CDS encoding uncharacterized protein (Compare to YALI0A03113g, similar to Saccharomyces cerevisiae SNC1 (YAL030W) and SNC2 (YOR327C); ancestral locus Anc_7.67, highly similar to uniprot|P31109 Saccharomyces cerevisiae YAL030W Synaptobrevin homolog 1) yields MSSSMPYDPYAGESHAQTHHTGNHKTAAIQAQIDDTVGIMRENINKVAERGERLDSLQDKTDNLAVSAQGFRRGANRVRKAMWLKDFKMKVCLVIGVIILIVVIVVPIAVHFSGR; encoded by the coding sequence atgtCGTCCTCCATGCCGTACGACCCGTACGCCGGCGAGAGCCATGCGCAGACGCACCATACGGGCAACCACAAAACGGCCGCCATCCAGGCGCAAATCGACGATACCGTGGGCATCATGCGAgagaacatcaacaaggtggCGGAGAGAGGAGAACGACTGGACTCGCTGCAAGATAAGACAGACAACCTGGCGGTGTCGGCCCAGGGCTTCCGACGAGGCGCCAACCGGGTGCGAAAGGCCATGTGGCTCAAGGACTTCAAGATGAAGGTCTGTCTGGTCATTGGAGTCATCATTCTGATTGTGGTGATTGTGGTTCCGATCGCGGTCCACTTTTCCGGACGATAG
- a CDS encoding uncharacterized protein (Compare to YALI0A03135g, similar to uniprot|P32837 Saccharomyces cerevisiae YDL210W GABA-specific permease (GABA-specific transport protein)), protein MNDPEAKPPDTLDNQVLADIGYKPELKRNFSKLQMFGIAFSIMGLLPSIATTLSYTLPAGPYGMVWGWFVCAFCVMSVGLTMSELGSALPTSGGLYWWTFYFAPDKLKRPLSFLVGYSNTLGLTGGVMSIDYGFAQIFTSVIIVATDGRWNPSKYTVYGIFAACVVSHGCVGSLGTHHMAKFQTMCIFINFAVILVVMIALPIGARNRLNTGEYMFSHIDNLTDGWPDGWVFFLTWLSPIWTIGAFDSCVHMAEEAADATRAVPFGIISSIGACWVLGFCLNIVFAAVMPHDIAPLLNTKFQQPMAQLVYDCLGKNWTIGIMCIFFCLQWTMGLSNVIGASRQSWAFSRDGALPFSTFLKVVNTKYSNPIRCVWGNALLALALGSICMIDATAAAAIFSLSAGGNYLAWFIPLTLKLVFGQNKLTPGPFYLGKRLSIAIGTFASTYLFFAIILLQFPGTTAHPDKLSMNYTCVILAGVWGGCLTYYFLFAHRWYTGPKTTVDVVDGVGESSCESIELVDESEGEKKRVVNDYSTSHSTSQTTLE, encoded by the coding sequence ATGAACGACCCAGAGGCTAAACCCCCCGACACCCTGGACAACCAGGTCCTGGCCGACATTGGATACAAGCCCGAACTGAAGCGCAACTTTTCCAAGCTGCAAATGTTTGGAATCgccttctccatcatgGGCTTGCTTCCCTCCATCGCCACAACTCTCTCCTACACACTCCCAGCAGGGCCCTACGGAATGGTGTGGGGTTGGTTTGTGTGTGCGTTTTGCGTCATGAGTGTGGGGCTCACCATGTCCGAGCTGGGATCGGCACTACCTACTTCGGGCGGTCTGTACTGGTGGACCTTTTATTTTGCGCCCGACAAGCTGAAGCGCCCGTTGTCGTTTCTGGTTGGCTACTCCAACACCCTGGGCCTGACTGGAGGAGTCATGTCCATTGACTATGGATTTGCACAGATCTTCACCAGTGTGATCATTGTGGCAACAGATGGACGCTGGAACCCGTCCAAATACACCGTCTATGGCATCTTTGCCGCCTGTGTGGTGTCTCACGGGTGCGTGGGCTCTCTGGGAACACACCATATGGCCAAGTTCCAGACCATGTGCATTTTCATTAACTTTGCCGTGATTCTGGTGGTCATGATTGCTCTGCCAATCGGcgccagaaacagactGAACACTGGAGAGTACATGTTCTCCCACATTGACAACCTGACCGACGGCTGGCCCGACGGCTGGGTGTTTTTTCTGACATGGCTGTCACCCATCTGGACGATTGGAGCGTTCGATTCGTGCGTGCAcatggccgaggaggccgcAGACGCCACCAGAGCTGTTCCGTTCGGAATCATCTCGTCAATCGGTGCCTGCTGGGTCCTGGGCTTCTGTCTCAACATTGTGTTTGCAGCCGTCATGCCCCATGATATTGCCCCGCTCTTGAACACCAAGTTTCAACAGCCGATGGCCCAGCTGGTTTACGACTGTTTGGGAAAAAACTGGACGATTGGAATTATGtgcatttttttctgtctACAGTGGACCATGGGCCTTTCGAACGTGATTGGAGCGTCGCGACAGTCCTGGGCCTTTTCGAGAGATGGAGCTCTGCCCTTCTCCACATTCCTCAAGGTGGTCAACACCAAATACTCAAATCCCATTAGATGCGTCTGGGGAAACGCCCTtttggctctggctctgggcTCCATCTGTATGATCGATGCTACTGCTGCCGCCGCCATCTTCTCCCTGTCGGCTGGAGGCAACTATCTGGCGTGGTTCATCCCACTGACTCTGAAGCTGGTGTTTGGACAAAACAAGCTGACTCCGGGCCCGTTCTATCTAGGCAAACGACTCTCCATTGCTATTGGAACCTTCGCGTCCACCTATCTGTTCTTTGCAATCATCCTGCTGCAGTTCCCCGGCACCACAGCCCACCCAGACAAGCTGTCCATGAACTACACATGCGTCATTCTGGCCGGCGTCTGGGGAGGCTGTCTGACATACTACTTTCTGTTTGCTCACAGATGGTACACGGGTCCCAAAACCACCGTCGATGTGGTCGATGGAGTGGGCGAGTCGTCGTGCGAGTCGATTGAGCTGGTGGATGAGTCCGAGGGCGAAAAGAAGAGGGTGGTAAACGACTACTCGACGAGTCATTCCACGAGTCAGACCACGTTAGAGTGA
- a CDS encoding uncharacterized protein (Compare to YALI0A03179g, no similarity) — protein MLIGVQIRWKSKPGDSFGLTGFTECGNLLGKIPHFSFHNARLMVPHESEKRLGKGFRNAPAFIRYCSDGRVYSNAHVEHLELNIVPRPKPLCRCRNCLSEFKYSNNVSHKSSHERSPLLNEDSGIISFNSPSSELECPVLRNPPTPVKLEGISDYSNITSVTLMSNGRVEIAVKKGIFEARGRWLYLRAGKTNYCQDGRVCAVDRSHREFHVIRNREEWRHF, from the coding sequence ATGCTCATTGGCGTCCAGATCAGGTGGAAGAGCAAACCGGGCGATTCGTTTGGACTCACGGGTTTCACTGAGTGCGGAAATCTGCTGGGGAAGATCCCGCACTTTTCCTTCCACAACGCCAGGCTGATGGTGCCCCACGAGTCTGAAAAACGGCTCGGAAAAGGGTTCAGAAACGCCCCCGCGTTCATCAGATACTGCAGCGATGGACGGGTTTATTCTAACGCACACGTCGAGCACCTGGAGCTCAACATTGTCCCCAGGCCGAAACCCCTCTGTCGATGTCGCAACTGTCTCAGTGAGTTCAAATACAGCAACAATGTCAGTCACAAGAGCTCGCATGAAAGGTCTCCTCTTCTGAACGAAGACTCAGGTATCATTTCGTTTAACTCGCCCTCTTCCGAGCTCGAATGTCCCGTTTTGCGAAATCCACCGACCCCCGTCAAGCTGGAAGGGATCAGCGACTACTCAAACATCACCAGTGTTACGCTCATGTCCAACGGCAGGGTCGAAATCGccgtcaagaagggcatATTCGAGGCTCGTGGAAGATGGCTGTATCTTCGAGCCGGCAAAACCAATTACTGCCAGGACGGGAGAGTGTGTGCAGTGGACAGGAGCCACCGGGAGTTTCACGTCATTCGCAACCGGGAGGAATGGAGACATTTTTGA